The region TAAATATTAAAGCTAGTGATGGAGATCTAGATACTAGCAGACCTGTAGTAAATATAGTATTATCTAAAGAAATTGCAGACGCAGGAGATGTTGTAAGTATATTTGTGGAAAGTGGAGATGATGTTGTTTCCCGTGAATTAGCTATAAATGGTGAATACATTACTCTAGATGAGGAAGGGTATGCAGAATTTACTTCTTCAGTACCACAGTACTGTAATGTTGAAGCATGGGCCAGTAATGAAGCAGGTTATCTAGGTTATGATAGTAGAGTTCTTCGTTTTATTACTGATGGAGAGCTTACAACTCCTACTGCTACTATAATTTCGCCAGAAAGAGATTCTGTTTTAAAGGAAGCTGTTGAAATTACTGGAACTGTAAGTTCTGAAAATGGTATTTTAGCTTATTACCTAGAGTATTCTCCAAAAGACAGAGATGAGTATATCAAATTTGCCAGTGGAGATAATGAAGTAAGTGATGGTGTATTAGGTGTATTTGATACAAGTCTAATCAGAAATGGTCTATATGACATTAGGTTGACAGTAGAAGATACTGCAGGTAATTATATTAGGACTAAAACTAGCTACAAAGTTGATGGACAAATGAAAGTTGGAAACTTTACACTTAGTTTTAATGACCTGACTATTCCAGTTGCTGGTATTCCAATAACTATTAATAGAACATATGATAGTAGGAATAGAGTTAAAGACGATTTTGGTGTAGGATGGAGTTTGGATATTCAAAATATTGAACTTAGTAAAAGTTGTGTATTAGGAGAACACTGGGAAGAGATAAGCAGCACTGAAGGTTTATTTACAACATATTCAATAGTAGAAAAAAGACCACATTATATAACAGTTACTTATCCTAATGGGCAAACAGAAGAATTTGACATGAAGTTAAATCCATCTAGTAGTCAAATTATACCTATTAGATATACTACAGTATCTTATGAAGCAAGAAGTGGTTCTACTTCTACATTGGAAGCCTTGTATGATAATAATGTAATAGTACAGAATGGGGTTACAGGTACAGAGTTATATACTTATGACCTAGGAATATATAATCCTGAAAGATTCAGATTAACCCAGAGTGATGGTACAGTTCTAATAATTAGTCAGAGTTCAGGATTAGAAAGAATAATAGATTCAAATGCTAACGAAATAAACTTCACAGAAAATGGTATCACACATTCTGCTGGTAAAAGTGTAGGCTTTACAAGAGATAGTGAAGGTAGAATAATAGCTATAAGTGATCCTGCAGGGAATATAATCACATATAATTATGATTATTATGGTGATTTGATTAGTGTTACTGATCAGGAAGGTAATATTACTCGTTTCACATACAATAGTTCTCATGGTTTATTAGATATAATTGATCCAAGAGGGGTAAGGGCTACAAGAAATGAATACGATGATCAAGGAAGGTTAATAGCCCATATCGATGCTAATGGTAATAGAATAGAATATGAGCGCAGTATAGGTGATAAACAGGAAATAGTAAGAGACAGATTAGGCAATATGACAGTATATGATTATGATAGTAACGGCAATATATTGCAGGAAACCGATGCTCTTGGTAATGTAAAATCTTATACTTATGATTCAAATAATAATAAGACATCTGAAACAGATGCACTAGGTAATACAACTAACTATACTTATGATCAAAATGGCAATTTGCTTACAAGAGAAGATGCTCTGGGGAATAAGTATCAATATATCTATAATGAACAAAATCAATTAGTAACTGTCATTGACCCTCAAGGAAATGTTTCAAGTAATGAATATGATGAAAAGGGAAATTTAATTAAAATAATAGATTTAGAAGGTAATGAATCTTCATTTAGCTATGATCAAAATGGAAATTTAACAAGTGAAATTGATTCATTAGGGAATGAAACAATTTATACCTACGATAGTTCTGGTAACTTAACAAGTGAAATTGATGCAGCAGGAAATGAAATAAGCTTTAATTATGATACAAATGGAAATAGGATAGGTAAGACAGAAACAAGGACTACTTCTTCTGGAATCGAAACACTTGTTACTAATTATGAATATGATCGGATGAATAGACTAATTAAAACTACTTATCCAGATGGTAGTAGTACTAGTACAGAATATAATTCAATTGGCAGAAAAGCAGTCGAGATTAATCGTATGGGTGATAGAACTGAGTATGAGTATAATCAAGCAGGTAAGCTAGAAAGAAAAATATATCCTGATAGAAGAGAAGAAAGTTATACTTATGATGAAGAAGGAAATAGAATAAGTTCAACTGATCAGGCTGGCAAGACAACAAAATATCAATATGATGCATTAGGTCGACTTGTAAAAACTATTTTCCCAGATGATTCCAGTATTGTGACTATTTATGATGAAGCAGGAAGGGTAAAGAAAAGGATTGATGAGCTTGGTAATGAAACTTCCTATACTTATGATGCAGTTGGGAATACAACTTCTGTCACAGATGCTTTAGGTAATACTGTAGAATATGAATACAATGATTTGAATCAAAGAGTTAAGATGATAGATGCGAAAGAAAATGTTTTTGAATATGAATACAACAAACAAGGATTAAATACAAAGACTATTTTCCCTGATGGAACAAGTAGTATTATTGAATATGATGCAGTAGGTAATAAAATTGCTGAAACAGATCAAGCTGGCTTAACTACCCATTATGATTATGATGAACTAGGCAGATTAGTCAAAGTGATTGATGCTTATGGTAATGAAACTAGCTATAATTATGATCAAGCAGGTAATATTTTAACAGAAACAGATGCCAATGGTAATACAACAAGCTTTGAATATAATGATATGGGGCAAAGAGTTAAAAGAACATTAGCTCTCGGAATGTCTGAGCTTTATAACTATGATCAAGCCGGAAATTTGATATCTAAAACAGATTTCAATGGTGATACGATAAGTTATCAATATGATAGTAGAAATAGACTAGTCAAGAAAATTTTTGCTGATGGTAGTATAGAAGAATATACTTATACTCCTACAGGTCATAGAGATACAATTATTACAGAAGATGGTATTACTAGCTATGAATATGATCTACGGGATAAATTAATCAGAAAAGAAAATCCAGATGGAACAGAAATTCTTTACAACTATGATCTGGCGGGCAATAAGACTTCTGTAACTATACCTTCGGGAACTACAGAATATATCTATGATGAATTAAATAGATTGCTTACTGTAATTGATAATGAAAAAGGTGAAACAAATTACAGTTATGATGAAAATGGTCTTAGATCTGCTATAGAATATCCTAATGGAACAATAACAGAATATACTTATGATGGTTTGAATAGATTAATAGAACTATCAAATAAAGATAAGAATGGGACTATTATCTCATCTTATAAATATACACTAGGAGATGCAGGAAATCGGATTAAGGTTGAAGAAAATAATGGTAGAGTGGTAGAATATACTTATGATGATCTTTATCGATTAACAGAAGAAAATATTTATCATCCTGTAGAAGGAAATAATTCTATTACTTATACTTATGATGCAGTAGGTAATAGATTGAGTAAGACAGAGCATGGTATAAGTATTGAATATACTTATGATGACAATAATCGTTTGATTAGTGAAGGAGATACAATATATATCTATGACGATAATGGTAATACAATCGGCAAATTAAATGCTGATGGTAATATTACTTATAGCTATGATTATCAAAATCGCTTAGTAGAAGTAAATGCTGCTGATTCTAATATTGAATATCAATATAATACTTCCGGTATGAGAACTAAAAAAATAGTTGATGGTGAATCAGTAAAATATCTTCTTGATGAAAATAGAACATATGCACAGGTATTAGAAGAAAGAGATGCTAATGGTAATCTTATTGTTAGCTATACCTATGGTGATGACTTGATTAGCCAGAAACGAGATAATACCATAAGCTATTACCATTATGATGGTCTTGGAAGTACACGGGTGCTGACAGATGATAGCAGTACAGTTACTGATAGATATAGCTATGATGCTTTTGGAGAATTGATAGCCAGGACCGGTGATACTGAAAACAATTATCTCTTTACTGGGGAGCAATATGATCCAAATCTTGGGTTTTATTACCTGAGAGCTAGGTATATGAATCCTGCAATTGGAAGATTTATAAACAGGGATGTCTGGGAAGGCAGCAAATATGATCCACAGTCTTTGCATAAATACTTATACACTAAAAATAATCCAGTTATGTTTGTCGATCCGTCAGGTGAATTTTATATTTCAGTCATTTCAACTATTACTAGCTTTTCTATTAGAATGAAGAATTATTCAATATCAGCATTTGCATATAGTAAAATACTTTATCAAGCATCAAAACTTACAGTGAAGGTTGGTATTGTAAATATTAAATCATTAATCAAATATAAAATGACGTTTAATTCACAATTGATTCAGTATGCCAATACACGATATCCTAAATTAGTAGGTAGATATCATGACCATCACATTATTTCCAAGTATATATGTAAACATTTAGGAATTCCAATAGAACATGCTACTGTACGAATACCAGCTAGTGTACATCAGTTAATTACTAATTCAATAAAAGAATCATTTCCTTTTGGAAAGAATTTTGTAATGATGGAAATGCCAAAAGTAATAAATGAATTATTACGGGCCTATGAAAGAATTTTAAACTTACCAGGTTTATAGAATCTATTCTTATTAATTGTTTTTTGATGATTGTTTGCTTATTTAAAGAGTATAATATCTATAGTTAGTTCTGTCCTCCTATTTCAGGGAGGATAGAACTACAATAAAGAATGGAGTGATTATTATAGAAGAATATGGGATAATATTAGGACATTCACAATATATATCGGGAATAGATTTTTCTGAAACAAGCTCATATATTGTGACAGGAAGTCACGATGGAACGTTAATTATATATGATATAATTAACAATAAAGAGATGAATAAACTAAATCTATCTATTCCCATTAAGGCATTAAAATATAGTCGGGATGGTAAAATTTTAATATTAACCGATGATAATTTAATACATATTTGGGATAGTTATACTATGGAAAAGCATGATGAAATATCTATATTTGGAACAAAAAAAGAATACATAAAAGGAAGTATAACAAATAAGTATATTATTTGTGCAGATTTTCTTAAAAGCGGAAGATATATTGTAATAGGTTGTCAAGATAAAAAAATATACATTATTCCGTTATATGAAAAAGGAGTTGCTATTCCGCTTTTGCAACAAGAAGGCCCCATTTTTTCAGTTGGTTGGATTAATAAAAGATTAGTCTATTCTGCAGCACAAGGGGCTGACTTAATTAGTATTTGGGACTGGAAAAAAAAGAAAATAATAGCTCAAGTAAGTAATGGTAAAAGTACAGTGTCATCTAATGGACAGTTTATTGCCACTTCTCCTTCTACTAAAAAAATAAAAATCTGGGATTCTAATACTGGAAGTTTAAAGAAATTGTTATCACCAAGGTTTTTTAGAATTGAAGTTATAGAAAGTATGAGTTTTCATCCTCAAAAAAACCAACTAATCACAGGAATGAGTCTTGGTACAATAAAGTTATGGAATATTGATAGTAATAAATATGTTTCAATTAAAAAAGCACATAATGTTTCTATAAATAGAATTAAATTTTCTTATTGTGGTAAATACCTAGCTTCGGCGGATAGAAATAACCTGATAAAATTATGGAAAGTATAGACCCTGCTTTTAGTTTACTTGATGAAAATGCTCATATTATGGCATTAATTGGTACAGGTGTAACTGGCTCTGTACTGACTATAAAATAATAAGTGCTCGAGTTCAACTTGCGATGTATACCTAAGTTATGGCTTTTAATATTCTTTTTCAAATCTGGCAAGAGAAAGGGTAAATATTATGGGCAAAGAAAGATTTATCTTATATATACAGTTTTTAACTATGTCACAAAATGAAAAAGTATTTACTTTATTAGAATTTCCAGATGTAGTATTTAAGGATATAGATAGAAAAGTTAAAGCTAAGATATGGTCTATGGGAACAAAAAAATATAAGAATACAAATGACATAAATAAAATAATTGAGTGGGTAAAAAAAAGAAAACTAAATGAATTAAAAATTAATTATGAATTTGAATCTATTAAATTTGATCGTGGTAGTATTAATATAACTGATGCTCAAAGTTTATTAACAATGTCTCCAACTAATAATCGATGGTCTTTAACAAATGGATATACATGTAAAAATAATAGTGATGAAAGAAAACGATTATCATATGAAAGCATGAGTCAAAGTTTAAAATGGAGTAGTATCAAAATCAAACCAAGTATATATGAAATTAGACTTCAGATTAATTCAATTAAGGACATTAATTATATATATAAATGGGTATATAATTTACTTTTAGATAAATTAAAAATATTATTACTAGAAAAGGGGATATCTGCTTATATATCAGTAAGAAACATGGAGGAAGCAATTAGAGTAAGTAAATTAACTGACGCACAGTATTTAAAATATATTAACGAATGTCCTCCAGAGAACGAATATACAATGTTGAACATAATAAATAGACTTGCTCCTTATCCTAAAGTATATCCATTATTAGGAAAGCAATTTGCTTTTTTATATCCCATGCTTATAGGAAATTATAAATTGTGTAAAAGTGTGAAAGAAGCATTAGGAAATGAAGTAAAACTTTCAGAAATAAAAAATAATTGCCAGGAAAAGTATGGTTTATTATGGATACCTGATAATATACTTAAAGATAACAAAAAAAGAAAAGCTGCAATGTCTTTTCTTGTTAAACAGAATGAATGTATGAAAAAAAGAAAAGCAGAAGATTCTATAGGAGAATTTAAGCTAAAAGACAATTCAATTTATTTTACACAAAAACGACATAGGGAATTAGTAGAAACAGGTATTATAGAAGAGTACTCCACGTATTCTTATATTTTAATGCTAGATTCAAAATATTGTAATATGATTGGGATTAATCCCGATGATATGATTATTAACTTGATTGATAATAAAATTGTTAATCAGTTAAAAGAAGAAATTAAAATTGAATTTAATAAACTTTCAAATGAATTAGATATAAAAAAAAGAATATGGAATTCACATGAGAAAGTATGGTTTAAATATTTTAGATCTATTGAACTAATTCAATTTATTAAAGAAAGATATTTTTGTGATATTTAAGTTTATATTAAATTAAAATCACAATAAATATATTGATGAAAACAGAACATATGCACAGGTATTAGAAGAAAGAGATGCTAATGCTATCTTATTGTTGCATATACCTATGGTGATGACTAGTAAGTGATGCTACTAAAGATCTATTAAATATATTATTGAAATAATATATTTTTAAACAAGAATAAAATAATTAGACTGTGTAATTGTTTATGACATTACACAGTCTCTAATAATTGAAGTTATTAGGAGGGATAAGATGAAAAAAACTTTTTTAATGATATCATTAATATTTCTTCTTGCTACTTTTGTTGCATGTACGGAAGAAGAAGCAATTCCAGTTACATTTTCGGATGAAAATTTAGAGCAGGTCATTAGGCAAGAATTAAACATGATATCTGGGGAGATTACTACAAAAGATTTAAAATCCATTGAACGATTATATGCAATGGGAAGAAATATTAAATATCTTGATGGAATTGAACATCTAGTTAACTTAGAAACATTGAATCTTTCACGTAATGAAATAGAAGATATTATTCCTTTGCTAAGTTTAAATAATTTAAGAAATTTAAATCTTGCTAACAATGAGATAAGAAATATAATACCATTAAGTAATTTGAGTAATTTAGAAGACTTAGATATTAGTGTTAATAGAATTAATGATGTAAGTTCGTTATCATCTCTGGATAAGTTAACAAACTTACAACTAGGACATAATCGTGTTAGTAATATTGAAAGTTTATCCAATTTAAATAATTTAAAAATATTGATTATAGGAGCTAATCCTATAAGTGATTTATCGCCATTGTTAGATTTAGATAATTTAGAACATCTTCTTGTTTCTGAAGAATATGTTAATAGTGAACAGATAAGTATTTTAAGGAATATGGGAGTAGATGTTACTATGAGATAAATTAAGTCAAAAAGGCCCTACTATTTACTATAAAATAGTGGGGCTATTTATATGGTATTATTACAAGGATAGTGACCGATGATGTATAAAGCCACCTTAAACTCTTGGACAAAAAGTATTAAGCCATGTATGGGGACCTTAAGTTAAATAGAGAAAAATACTGGAATAATAAAACAAAATATGATAGCATATAATTATGTAAGTGATGGTCTTAATATGAAAAACTGGTAGTAGTTAGGAGGTGATTGATATGGGCAAAGATATTTTAGCTATGCTCTTTGCTTTAGTGATAGGCTCGGTTGTTATTATTAATTATAATTTTACTCCAATTTGGGATATTAGTATTCCACTGATAAGTTATTTTTTATTTGAGGCTCTATGGGGTATAATATTAGGGCACTATAGATTGGAAGATATTAGTACAACTATACTCATTACTTTTTTAAGTATTGTATCTATACTTATTGCAGCTTTTTTTCTTATAAATATTTTAAAAATTAATTATCGCTTTATTATATATACATTAGTTCCAATATTAACATTCCTTATTAGATATGTATTTGGAAGAGTAATATTAGAAATAAGCGAATAGATATTAGGGCTGGTCTTGCAATGTTTCATCATATATTTAAATGAGACATTGTTTTTTTAAGATCTAATCTAAGCGGTTTCGTTTTAGTATTTTCAATAATTTCGATGAGTTCTTAAATTGCTATTATAAAAATATTTCATTCGCGCTAGCATATTTATACATAATATGCTATTATTATATTATAAGGATATTTTTTATATCAATCACAATACATAAGGGAAAATGGTATGGCTTTTAAAAGTTGCTTATCTATTTAATGTATGCCTACTACAAGTATTCTATTTTACGAAACCCCCTTAAGTAAAAAGTTCTGTAGCTATCAATTAGACGTTTACCTATTACTAAATTATCAAAAGGGGGGGTGTTATGTAGTTCAAATTTACAAACTTGTATAGACTATAATGAAGAATTATTGTCTTAAAATATATCATATTATATTGGGGGATTTAAAATGTTTAGAAAAAAAATATTATTTTTGATAAGCTTATTTTTTATTTTCTATTCAGTATTTTCTGTACAAGCTGTAGACACAGTACCGTATGAATGGAATAATGTAGCCATAGGTGGTGGTGGTTTTGTTTCTGCAATAATATCAGACCCAAATGACGCTGACATATTTTATGCTCGTACAGATGTAGGTGGAGCTTATAGATGGGATGAAAGCACACAGTCATGGATAGCTCTTATGGACTGGGTTGATTCCAATCAACGTGGTTTGCTTGGTATAGAAGCTATAGCAGTTGATCCAAATCAAAAAGGAACAGTATATATGATGGCAGGTACAGTATATTGGAATCAGGCCAATGACGGTATTGGTAGGTCTGCTTTTTTAAGATCAAACGACTATGGTGAGACTTGGGATATTATATATCTGTGGGATGATGATGTAAAGAAATTTAATGTTCATGGTAATGGAATGGGAAGAGGTACTGGAGAAGCTTTAGCAGTTGATCCTGCAGATTCTAATATTATTTATTATGGTACCAGGAATAAAGGATTATGGAAGTCTACAGATAATGGTGATAATTGGTCACAAGTAGAATCATTCCCTATAGAAACTACTTGGAATGGTGCCGGTATATCTTTTGTAGAATTTGATCAAAGTACTATTGGTGACAATATGACATCAAGGATTTATGTAGGCGTATTAGAAGATCATGATAATGTTTTTTATAGTGAAGATGCTGGTGAAACTTGGTCATTGCTTCCGAATAGACCTGTTCCAATGTATGCTGAACGTATAATGCCTCAGCGTATAGCAATTCGACCAGATGGATCAGCTATATATATAACATTTGGTGATGGTGCAGGACCACATACAATGCAGTGGGATGAAGGTTGGGGACCAATTAATGATTGGTATAATAGAGGTGCAGTATTTAAGTATGAACTTGCTACAGAGACTTGGACAGATATATCACCTCAGAATTTTATAAATCCTGATGGAGAAGATTATGCTGATCCTTCAACATATCTAGGCTGTTATAGTGGTATTTCTATTGATCCCAACAACCCTGATCGTATGGTAGTTTCTTCAATTGCCAGTTATCGTGGCCCTCAGTTTTGGCTTATTGATGGTCAATGGGAAGATAGATGGGGAGACAATATATATGTAACAGAAGATGGAGGAGAAACATGGATACCATCATTTGAATACTATTGGCTTGATGGAGGAATGGAGCCACATGTTGAACAAATGGATGAAAATGGTGTACCATGGATAGTGGGAAATACTATTCACTGGATAGGAAGTGTACAAATGGATCCCAACAATCCTAGCCGTGTTTTTGTAACCTCAGGTAATGGTGTATATATGACTGAAGATATCTTTAATTATGAGACTTCTGATTATAATGATTGGGGTCAACCTGAGTTTTCGTATACACAAGAAACTGTATGGAAGTTTGCTGGTCACGGTATAGAGGAAACAGTACCTCAAGAATTAGTAAGTATTCCAGACGGCCCCATGGTATCAGTAATTTTAGATTATGATGGCTTTGTCCATGAGGATGTCACAGAATTTTCTCCATATGGTAGACATACTACAAGTGCTGCAGGAGCAGAATTTCATTTAGGAAATACCACTGATATTGTATATGCTCCTCAAGCTGGTATATTAGCAAAAGTAGCTAGAACTAGAAGTGTTAGTACTCAATATACAGAAATTCCAATTGGACCTGTTCAATATTCTGAAGATAATGGTAAGACCTGGACAGTTGAAACATATACATCAAATCCTCCGGAAGATTTGTATGGAGGTAGTGTTGCTTTATCGGCAGATGGAGAAGTTACATTGTGGATGCCTTCATCTGGAAAAACTATGTATCGTCGTCTAAATACTACTTGGACAGAAGTTGAAGGAATTGACTTTAATAGTCGCCCTGTGGCAGATTGGGTAAATCCAAACGTATTCTATATCTTTAATAGAGATGATGGATATCTATATCTTAGTACAGATAAAGGTCAATCCTTCACTCAGGCATCATACGTTGGCAATAGTCGCTTCTATAAAGCAAGAACAGTGCCTGAAGTTGAGGGTCACATTTGGGTGCCTCTTGCTACAACTACAACAGATGGTACTAGAGAAGGTGCTCTTATGCGTTCATATGATGGAGGAGAAACATTTACTCCTGTACCAGGTGTAGGATATACTGAAGCAGTTGGATTTGGTAAAGCAGCTGAAGGGTCTAATTACCCGACTATATTTGCATATGCTGAGATTGATGGTGTACTAGGTGTCTTTAGATCCATAGATCAAGGAAATTCCTGGGTACGTGTAAATGATGATGATCATGAATATGGTGGTCTAGCTAATGGTGAATTTGTAATTGGTGATATGAATGTGTTTGGCCGCGTATATATGAGTACTGCTGGTAGAGGAATAGTTTATGGAGAGCCTTTATCAGAAGAACCTATCCCAGAAATAATAATTGGAGATGTAGATGGAAATGGAGTAATAGATTTATTAGATTATGTTTTATTATCAAGGTATATTTTAACTATTGTTCCAGATGATATGATTATAAAAGAGGCTGCTGATATAAATGGAGATGGTGTAATAAATTCTCAAGATGCGTCATTGTTGATGAGATATTTATTAACAATTGATAGCGATTTATAATTTTTCAAAGAAAATCCCCTCCTTATCTTTAGGAGGGGATTTAATATGTAAGTGATTTTTGCAAGTCATCAATGGATTTTAAGCACTATAATACATTTCTTGGTTTTTAGGATCTTCTCCATAACTATTTGGACCATTAGTTCCTTCTAGACATAACAATATCAGGTACCAGATAACCCCAATAAAAGGTATTAACTGAACAAAATAGTACCAACCACTTCTATTTGTATCATGAAGTCGTCTTACTGTAACAGCTAAAAAAGGTATAATAGTAAATAATGTATAGAGAAATAAAAATACAGAAGGAGCTCCAAAAACAATTGTATCTAAAATTGAGGCGATAAAAGTGAATATCATATCGAATAGAAAAAACATCCAGTATTCTGTTCTTCGAGCTCGACCACTAAATTCAGCATAATTTTTAATTACTTTAATATACCAATTAATAAAAAAACACCCCCCTTTTTTTTATATAATTCAAAAAAGTCTTAATAACTTATATTCAGTAAATATTATGAAAGTCCTTTATTTTATTCATATATATTCAAATTAAAGAATAATATACCAAGTCCTAAATAAAAAAATATATATAAAGGTGATTTTGCTTTGGAGCTTTTTTGAACGCTCATTCAGCAAATGGCTAAGCTTAAATTTAAATTTTATAAATTCAACTCCGAAACTTGTAATAATATT is a window of Halanaerobiaceae bacterium ANBcell28 DNA encoding:
- a CDS encoding dockerin type I domain-containing protein — its product is MFRKKILFLISLFFIFYSVFSVQAVDTVPYEWNNVAIGGGGFVSAIISDPNDADIFYARTDVGGAYRWDESTQSWIALMDWVDSNQRGLLGIEAIAVDPNQKGTVYMMAGTVYWNQANDGIGRSAFLRSNDYGETWDIIYLWDDDVKKFNVHGNGMGRGTGEALAVDPADSNIIYYGTRNKGLWKSTDNGDNWSQVESFPIETTWNGAGISFVEFDQSTIGDNMTSRIYVGVLEDHDNVFYSEDAGETWSLLPNRPVPMYAERIMPQRIAIRPDGSAIYITFGDGAGPHTMQWDEGWGPINDWYNRGAVFKYELATETWTDISPQNFINPDGEDYADPSTYLGCYSGISIDPNNPDRMVVSSIASYRGPQFWLIDGQWEDRWGDNIYVTEDGGETWIPSFEYYWLDGGMEPHVEQMDENGVPWIVGNTIHWIGSVQMDPNNPSRVFVTSGNGVYMTEDIFNYETSDYNDWGQPEFSYTQETVWKFAGHGIEETVPQELVSIPDGPMVSVILDYDGFVHEDVTEFSPYGRHTTSAAGAEFHLGNTTDIVYAPQAGILAKVARTRSVSTQYTEIPIGPVQYSEDNGKTWTVETYTSNPPEDLYGGSVALSADGEVTLWMPSSGKTMYRRLNTTWTEVEGIDFNSRPVADWVNPNVFYIFNRDDGYLYLSTDKGQSFTQASYVGNSRFYKARTVPEVEGHIWVPLATTTTDGTREGALMRSYDGGETFTPVPGVGYTEAVGFGKAAEGSNYPTIFAYAEIDGVLGVFRSIDQGNSWVRVNDDDHEYGGLANGEFVIGDMNVFGRVYMSTAGRGIVYGEPLSEEPIPEIIIGDVDGNGVIDLLDYVLLSRYILTIVPDDMIIKEAADINGDGVINSQDASLLMRYLLTIDSDL
- a CDS encoding DUF805 domain-containing protein — translated: MNWYIKVIKNYAEFSGRARRTEYWMFFLFDMIFTFIASILDTIVFGAPSVFLFLYTLFTIIPFLAVTVRRLHDTNRSGWYYFVQLIPFIGVIWYLILLCLEGTNGPNSYGEDPKNQEMYYSA